A region of the Stieleria neptunia genome:
TTTGCCGACGACGGGTTTCATGTGCAGCGGTTGATTGCCGCGATCTGTAAAACGAATTGGTATGCCGCACGCGCGCTGTCGGAAAGTGATTCGGACGAGACCTTCCGCCGGGAACTCAAAGTCATCAGTCCCGAACAGGTGTTTGATTCGTTGGAACAGTCCCTGCATTTGCCGATCAGCCGGATCGATCCCGCGGCACCGCGCTGGACCGGCGCCCGCGCCCAGATGGTCAACCGGTTGGGCGAGGCGATCGGTGAAACACCGGAAGATTATGCCTCGGGCATTCCGCAAGCGTTGATGATGATGAACGGCCCGGTCACCTCCGACGCGATCGATTTGGACCGCAGCCGATTGCTGCGTGCGGTCGTCGAGTCGCCGTTTTTTGATGAGGACAAGCGGATCGAAACGCTTTATTTGGCCGTGCTGACACGTGAGCCGTCGGAGGCCGAAAAGCGATCACTGACCGAGTACTTGGACAACAAGCCGGACGAAACGACGCGCCGCAAAGCGTTCGGCGAAATTTTGTGGGCGCTCCTGAACAGCCCGGAGTTTGTGTTATGTCGATGACGCGACCATTCGAAACGTTTTCGCGACGCGAATTGTTTCGCATCGCCGCCGCTTCCCTGGGCGGGATCAGTTGTTCGCCATGGCTGCCCAAGCTGGCGATGGCGGCCGGGACCAAGCGTCCGCCCAAGGCCTGCATTTTGCTGTGGATGGGCGGCGGACCGAGCCAAATGGAGACGCTCGATCCGAAACCAGGACACCGCAACGGCGGCCCGACCGAAGCAATTTCCACCGCCGTGCCGGGGATCGAGCTGAGCCACAACCTGCCCGGTCTGGCAACCCAAATGAAGGACGTCGCTCTGGTACGCTCGATGAAGACCCGCGAGGGCGATCACGGCCGGGCGACGCAATTGATGATGACGGGTTATCGGCCGATGGGCGGCATGACCGACTATCCGGTGCTGGGGTCGCTGATCTCGCACCGATTAAAACCCAACGATTCACCGTTGCCGGGATTTGTCTCGATCGCGCCGTTTCGTTTTGGCAATCTGGGATCCGGGTTTCTCGGCCCGGACCATTCTCCGTTGGTCGTCTCCGGTGCCAGCAATGACCCCAACACCCGCGCCAATCTGACGGTCGAAAACTTGGACGTCGCCGGCGGCAACCCCGACGCGTTGCTGGAACGTCAAGGCTTACTGAACATGTTGCGCCAGGGTGCCCCCTCGTCGTCACCGGCCGCCGTCAAGCACGCTTCGGTCTACGACCAGGCGATGCGGATGGTGGAAACACGTGGCGAGGGGGCTTTTGAATTGGACGAAGAGCCGACGGAACTGCGGGACGCCTATGGCCGCAATCGTTTCGGTCAGGGTTGTTTGCTCGCGCGGCGGCTGGTCGAACGCGGCGTGCCGTTCGTCGAAGTCTCGTTGGATGCCGCCGGACAGGGATCCTGGGATTCCCATGTCAACAACTTTAGCGCGGTCAGTTCGATGTGCGAAGTCCTCGATCCGGCCTGGTCGACGCTGCTGAGCGACCTTCGCGACCGCGGCTTGCTCGATTCAACTCTCGTCGTCTGGATGGGCGAATTCGGACGGACGCCACGGATCAATCCCAACCGCGGCCGAGACCACTTCCCCGATGCTTGGAGCGTGGCGCTATCCGGCGGGGCGATCTCCGGCGGCCAGGTTTACGGCAAAACATCGGCCGACGGGATGGAGGTCAGCGACAATCCGGTCACCGCCAGCGATCTGTACGCCACGTTGCTGGAAGGCTTGGGCATCGACTCCGGCGGCGACAACGCGATGGGCGACCGGCCGATCCCGTTGGTCGACGAAGGTGGAACGCCGATTCGGGAGTTGCTCGGATGAAACATTCCCGTTCCGGCCAGCGAGCGGACCGGCCCGTCGAGCGGATGGCAACCGCGCTGTTGACCATCGTGCTGCTTTTTACCGTCCAGCTCCCGATCCTCGCGGTCGCCCAAACCGCGACCGACGCCGAGCCCTCCTCCGGCATGCACGACATGTTGCTGCTGTTGCCCAACGGCCCGCTGCATTTGCGTGTCCAGATCACCAACGAAGGAAAATCGCTCGAGCAAACGCGACAAGACTACCTCGATCGTTTGGTCACGACGCTGGACATGGACAAGGACGGAAAAGTCAGTCGCGAGGAAACGAGCAACCATCCGCTGTTCACCACCTCGCGTCGATTCCAAGGCAACGCGTTCCTCAATACGCTCCGCAATCCCCGCCCCTTCACCGAGCGTGAGCTGGCCCTGGCGGTTGATCGGGCGGCCGGCCAATTGGTCACCTACCGCCAAAACAACGCGTTGGCCGAACAGGATTTGAGTGTTTTTAGTGTGCTGGACCAAGACCAATCGGGATTGATCGACCGCCGCGAGATGCGGTTGGCTGCGGCCGGAATCGCCGAGCGCGACAGCGACTTCGACCAGTGCATCACCTTCGACGAATTCTTGTCCGAACCGGCCGAGATGATGAATGGGGTGATCGTCAACGCGATCGACCAGGAACCTCCCGGATCGGTGCACGCCGAATTGCTTCGCAATGCCGCCGAGCCGATCATGCCGGCCCGTCTGGTCCGCCGCTATGATCGTGACCGCGATGCGCACCTGACCGCCGACGAACTCGGCTGGAACGGTCCGCGAATCGCAGCGTTGGACGCCGATGGCAACCAACAATTGAGCATGCAAGAGTTAGCGAAACTCACCTCGGCACAGCCCGACCTGACCTTGAGCGTCGACTTGAGTGACACCGGCGGCCAGGCGATGAAAGTGCTCGATCAACTCGACGACGATTCCATCACCGCTCGTGAGGACTTGGTTCAGATCAAACACGACTCGGTTTCCCTGGGTGTCAGCTATCGCCATCGTGATCCGATGGCCGAAGCGATCTCCAATGCGTCGGATGCCTTCAACGCGATCGATGTCGACGCCAACGGTTATTTGGATCGGGACGAAATCATCGAACACCAACGGTTCGAACGGTACCTGTTTGACGCGATGGATAAAGACGGCGACGACCGAGTGTTTGCCGATGAAATGATGGCCTACGTCAAAGAGTACACCGAACCGGCATCGACGT
Encoded here:
- a CDS encoding DUF1501 domain-containing protein, with the translated sequence MSMTRPFETFSRRELFRIAAASLGGISCSPWLPKLAMAAGTKRPPKACILLWMGGGPSQMETLDPKPGHRNGGPTEAISTAVPGIELSHNLPGLATQMKDVALVRSMKTREGDHGRATQLMMTGYRPMGGMTDYPVLGSLISHRLKPNDSPLPGFVSIAPFRFGNLGSGFLGPDHSPLVVSGASNDPNTRANLTVENLDVAGGNPDALLERQGLLNMLRQGAPSSSPAAVKHASVYDQAMRMVETRGEGAFELDEEPTELRDAYGRNRFGQGCLLARRLVERGVPFVEVSLDAAGQGSWDSHVNNFSAVSSMCEVLDPAWSTLLSDLRDRGLLDSTLVVWMGEFGRTPRINPNRGRDHFPDAWSVALSGGAISGGQVYGKTSADGMEVSDNPVTASDLYATLLEGLGIDSGGDNAMGDRPIPLVDEGGTPIRELLG
- a CDS encoding EF-hand domain-containing protein, producing MKHSRSGQRADRPVERMATALLTIVLLFTVQLPILAVAQTATDAEPSSGMHDMLLLLPNGPLHLRVQITNEGKSLEQTRQDYLDRLVTTLDMDKDGKVSREETSNHPLFTTSRRFQGNAFLNTLRNPRPFTERELALAVDRAAGQLVTYRQNNALAEQDLSVFSVLDQDQSGLIDRREMRLAAAGIAERDSDFDQCITFDEFLSEPAEMMNGVIVNAIDQEPPGSVHAELLRNAAEPIMPARLVRRYDRDRDAHLTADELGWNGPRIAALDADGNQQLSMQELAKLTSAQPDLTLSVDLSDTGGQAMKVLDQLDDDSITAREDLVQIKHDSVSLGVSYRHRDPMAEAISNASDAFNAIDVDANGYLDRDEIIEHQRFERYLFDAMDKDGDDRVFADEMMAYVKEYTEPASTSCQVTLLDTGNGFFQLLDVNADGRISIRELRRCEQTLMTVAGDQPQINPSQMTASYRIEIKRGGVSLFGRVDRPSAETPAALLAPPSGPIWFQRMDRNGDGDLTWDEFLGPRDVFHQLDQDQDHLIDKAEASNADKLAG